From Medicago truncatula cultivar Jemalong A17 chromosome 7, MtrunA17r5.0-ANR, whole genome shotgun sequence, a single genomic window includes:
- the LOC11426715 gene encoding ribokinase isoform X4 yields the protein MNHIPTVYSPMTSISKPFNGTIFHTHHSSSFPHQFRQHLHSHVVSITLRHKSIKISAHAVPPLPQNHTVVGFGMTTVDFLATVDGYPKPDDKVRTTSSKVQGGGNAGNALTCAARLGLKPKLISKVADDAQGKSILEELEADCVDTSFIVVSKGGSSTFSYVLVDTQTKTRTSIYTPGDPPLVPDDLSQSMLLSAFDGARLVYFDGMSTETALFVGREAARNNIPILVEAESPREGLDELLTLAEFVVCSARFPQAWTQSPSIPSALVSMLLRLPNIKFVIVTLGEDGCLMLERSANEDVGLEERNVESFLELLYKEKDERLAIPTCISSVVTKFRVNGLGTVCGRFFIGTAEKIPDSELIDTTGAGDAFIGAIIHLLKHGTRDNATICCSSGSCQV from the exons ATGAATCACATTCCAACCGTTTATTCTCCAATGACATCCATTTCTAAACCGTTCAATGGCACAATCTTCCACACACATCATTCATCTTCTTTTCCTCATCAATTTCGACAACACCTCCATTCTCACGTAGTA TCAATCACACTCCGCCACAAAAGCATCAAAATCTCAGCACACGCCGTTCCTCCTCTTCCTCAAAATCACACCGTC GTTGGATTCGGAATGACGACGGTGGATTTCTTAGCTACTGTAGACGGATATCCAAAACCAGATGATAAGGTCCGAACAACTTCCTCCAAGGTTCAAGGAGGTGGAAATGCCGGAAATGCTTTAACTTGCGCTGCTCGACTTGGCTTGAAACCGAAACTCATCTCCAAGGTTGCTGATGATGCTCAAGGAAAGAGCATATTGGAGGAACTAGAAGCTGATTGTGTTGATACTTCCTTTATTGTT gtATCCAAGGGTGGCAGTTCAACATTTTCGTATGTACTAGTAGACACCCAAAC AAAAACTCGCACAAGTATTTACACCCCTGGAGATCCTCCCTTGGTGCCAGATGATTTGTCCCAGTCAATGTTATTGTCTGCATTTGATGGAGCAAGATTAGTATATTTTGACGGAATGTCTACCGAAACTGCTCTATTTGTGGGACGAGAG GCAGCTCGCAATAATATTCCTATTTTAGTTGAGGCAGAATCACCAAGGGAAGGGTTGGATGAGCTATTGACGCTTGCTGAGTTTGTTGTATGTTCAGCAAGGTTTCCACAG GCTTGGACACAGTCACCATCGATCCCGAGTGCGTTGGTTTCAATGCTTTTAAGATTGCCAAATATCAAGTTTGTGATTGTGACTCTGGGTGAAGATGGTTGTCTAATGTTGGAAAGAAGTGCAAATG AGGATGTCGGCTTAGAAGAAAGGAATGTGGAGAGCTTCTTAGAACTCCTGTACAAAGAGAAAGATGAAAGGTTGGCTATTCCAACCTGTATATCATCG GTGGTGACAAAATTCAGAGTAAATGGATTAGGGACAGTGTGTGGGAGATTCTTTATTGGAACAGCAGAGAAGATACCTGATTCTGAGCTTATTGATACCACTGGTGCTGGGGATGCATTTATTGGAGCAATTAT CCATCTGCTCAAACATGGCACCAGAGATAATGCTACCATTTGCTGCTCAAGTG GCAGCTGCCAAGTGTAG
- the LOC11426715 gene encoding ribokinase isoform X1: protein MNHIPTVYSPMTSISKPFNGTIFHTHHSSSFPHQFRQHLHSHVVSITLRHKSIKISAHAVPPLPQNHTVVGFGMTTVDFLATVDGYPKPDDKVRTTSSKVQGGGNAGNALTCAARLGLKPKLISKVADDAQGKSILEELEADCVDTSFIVVSKGGSSTFSYVLVDTQTKTRTSIYTPGDPPLVPDDLSQSMLLSAFDGARLVYFDGMSTETALFVGREAARNNIPILVEAESPREGLDELLTLAEFVVCSARFPQAWTQSPSIPSALVSMLLRLPNIKFVIVTLGEDGCLMLERSANEDVGLEERNVESFLELLYKEKDERLAIPTCISSVVTKFRVNGLGTVCGRFFIGTAEKIPDSELIDTTGAGDAFIGAIMYAICSNMAPEIMLPFAAQVAAAKCRALGARTGLPHRTDPRLASFLS, encoded by the exons ATGAATCACATTCCAACCGTTTATTCTCCAATGACATCCATTTCTAAACCGTTCAATGGCACAATCTTCCACACACATCATTCATCTTCTTTTCCTCATCAATTTCGACAACACCTCCATTCTCACGTAGTA TCAATCACACTCCGCCACAAAAGCATCAAAATCTCAGCACACGCCGTTCCTCCTCTTCCTCAAAATCACACCGTC GTTGGATTCGGAATGACGACGGTGGATTTCTTAGCTACTGTAGACGGATATCCAAAACCAGATGATAAGGTCCGAACAACTTCCTCCAAGGTTCAAGGAGGTGGAAATGCCGGAAATGCTTTAACTTGCGCTGCTCGACTTGGCTTGAAACCGAAACTCATCTCCAAGGTTGCTGATGATGCTCAAGGAAAGAGCATATTGGAGGAACTAGAAGCTGATTGTGTTGATACTTCCTTTATTGTT gtATCCAAGGGTGGCAGTTCAACATTTTCGTATGTACTAGTAGACACCCAAAC AAAAACTCGCACAAGTATTTACACCCCTGGAGATCCTCCCTTGGTGCCAGATGATTTGTCCCAGTCAATGTTATTGTCTGCATTTGATGGAGCAAGATTAGTATATTTTGACGGAATGTCTACCGAAACTGCTCTATTTGTGGGACGAGAG GCAGCTCGCAATAATATTCCTATTTTAGTTGAGGCAGAATCACCAAGGGAAGGGTTGGATGAGCTATTGACGCTTGCTGAGTTTGTTGTATGTTCAGCAAGGTTTCCACAG GCTTGGACACAGTCACCATCGATCCCGAGTGCGTTGGTTTCAATGCTTTTAAGATTGCCAAATATCAAGTTTGTGATTGTGACTCTGGGTGAAGATGGTTGTCTAATGTTGGAAAGAAGTGCAAATG AGGATGTCGGCTTAGAAGAAAGGAATGTGGAGAGCTTCTTAGAACTCCTGTACAAAGAGAAAGATGAAAGGTTGGCTATTCCAACCTGTATATCATCG GTGGTGACAAAATTCAGAGTAAATGGATTAGGGACAGTGTGTGGGAGATTCTTTATTGGAACAGCAGAGAAGATACCTGATTCTGAGCTTATTGATACCACTGGTGCTGGGGATGCATTTATTGGAGCAATTATGTATG CCATCTGCTCAAACATGGCACCAGAGATAATGCTACCATTTGCTGCTCAAGTG GCAGCTGCCAAGTGTAGAGCTTTGGGAGCTCGAACTGGTCTTCCGCATCGAACAGATCCACGCTTGGCGTCCTTTTTAAGCTAA
- the LOC11425226 gene encoding uncharacterized protein, whose protein sequence is MLLRSSSTPVLGNLISSFTDNTPTHIQSLHLETCHALKPLPPPTTSIQHHHHHNNHRLSCSSSPISPSISDLERQNKGFRRVQSEGNLEDLAYATTFNNNEERLSYMDSSSKRYSARQQRGFALETIPSFSLSKRTGLREEEEDVEESDIEDEEGYDEFSVMNRMMQSEEVDRVCRVSFDEEGEFGDNEMYLAKGLGVDFCGGDGIGGGCRGGGNGGGDYNSMDSERNDGDNNNHGVEQYYKKMVQQNPGNPLFLRNYAQFLYQCKQDLEGAEEYYSRAILADPNDGEVLSQYGKLVWELHHDEERASSYFERAVQASPEDSHVQAAYASFLWDTEEENDAGYNDSQCLPQHFHLGAMATTGA, encoded by the exons ATGTTGCTAAGAAGCTCTTCAACACCTGTTCTTGGTAATCTCATATCTTCCTTCACAGATAATACTCCTACTCATATTCAAAGTCTTCACCTTGAAACTTGTCATGCACTCAAACCTCTACCACCACCAACCACTTCaatacaacatcatcatcatcataacaaTCACAGACTCTCATGCAGTTCTTCTCCAATTTCACCCTCCATTTCTGACCTTGAAAGACAAAACAAAGGGTTTAGAAGAGTTCAATCTGAAGGAAACTTGGAAGACTTAGCCTATGCTACTACTTTCAACAACAATGAAGAGAGATTAAGTTATATGGACTCTTCTTCTAAGAGGTATTCAGCTAGACAACAAAGAGGTTTTGCACTTGAGACCATTccatctttctctctttctaagCGAACCGGCTTGCgtgaagaagaggaagatgtGGAAGAAAGTGatattgaagatgaagaaggctATGATGAGTTCAGTGTGATGAATAGAATGATGCAGAGTGAAGAAGTGGATAGAGTTTGCAGGGTGAGTTTTGATGAGGAGGGAGAGTTTGGTGATAATGAGATGTATCTTGCAAAGGGACTTGGTGTTGATTTCTGTGGTGGTGATGGCATAGGTGGTGGCTGCAGAGGAGGAGGTAATGGAGGTGGTGATTATAATTCTATGGATTCTGAAAGGAATGATGGAGATAATAATAATCATGGGGTGGAACAATATTACAAGAAAATGGTTCAGCAAAATCCAGGAAATCCTTTGTTCTTGAGGAATTATGCTCAATTTTTGTATCAG TGCAAACAAGACCTTGAAGGAGCAGAGGAGTATTACTCCAGAGCCATACTAGCAGACCCAAATGACGGCGAAGTTTTATCACAGTATGGGAAACTAGTTTGGGAGCTACATCACGACGAAGAAAGAGCCTCCAGTTATTTTGAACGAGCAGTACAGGCCTCTCCTGAAGACAG TCATGTACAAGCAGCGTATGCAAGTTTCCTTTGGGACACCGAGGAAGAAAATGATGCAGGTTACAATGACTCACAATGTCTACCTCAACATTTTCATTTGGGAGCTATGGCTACTACAGGTGCTTAG
- the LOC11426715 gene encoding ribokinase isoform X2 — protein sequence MNHIPTVYSPMTSISKPFNGTIFHTHHSSSFPHQFRQHLHSHVSITLRHKSIKISAHAVPPLPQNHTVVGFGMTTVDFLATVDGYPKPDDKVRTTSSKVQGGGNAGNALTCAARLGLKPKLISKVADDAQGKSILEELEADCVDTSFIVVSKGGSSTFSYVLVDTQTKTRTSIYTPGDPPLVPDDLSQSMLLSAFDGARLVYFDGMSTETALFVGREAARNNIPILVEAESPREGLDELLTLAEFVVCSARFPQAWTQSPSIPSALVSMLLRLPNIKFVIVTLGEDGCLMLERSANEDVGLEERNVESFLELLYKEKDERLAIPTCISSVVTKFRVNGLGTVCGRFFIGTAEKIPDSELIDTTGAGDAFIGAIMYAICSNMAPEIMLPFAAQVAAAKCRALGARTGLPHRTDPRLASFLS from the exons ATGAATCACATTCCAACCGTTTATTCTCCAATGACATCCATTTCTAAACCGTTCAATGGCACAATCTTCCACACACATCATTCATCTTCTTTTCCTCATCAATTTCGACAACACCTCCATTCTCACGTA TCAATCACACTCCGCCACAAAAGCATCAAAATCTCAGCACACGCCGTTCCTCCTCTTCCTCAAAATCACACCGTC GTTGGATTCGGAATGACGACGGTGGATTTCTTAGCTACTGTAGACGGATATCCAAAACCAGATGATAAGGTCCGAACAACTTCCTCCAAGGTTCAAGGAGGTGGAAATGCCGGAAATGCTTTAACTTGCGCTGCTCGACTTGGCTTGAAACCGAAACTCATCTCCAAGGTTGCTGATGATGCTCAAGGAAAGAGCATATTGGAGGAACTAGAAGCTGATTGTGTTGATACTTCCTTTATTGTT gtATCCAAGGGTGGCAGTTCAACATTTTCGTATGTACTAGTAGACACCCAAAC AAAAACTCGCACAAGTATTTACACCCCTGGAGATCCTCCCTTGGTGCCAGATGATTTGTCCCAGTCAATGTTATTGTCTGCATTTGATGGAGCAAGATTAGTATATTTTGACGGAATGTCTACCGAAACTGCTCTATTTGTGGGACGAGAG GCAGCTCGCAATAATATTCCTATTTTAGTTGAGGCAGAATCACCAAGGGAAGGGTTGGATGAGCTATTGACGCTTGCTGAGTTTGTTGTATGTTCAGCAAGGTTTCCACAG GCTTGGACACAGTCACCATCGATCCCGAGTGCGTTGGTTTCAATGCTTTTAAGATTGCCAAATATCAAGTTTGTGATTGTGACTCTGGGTGAAGATGGTTGTCTAATGTTGGAAAGAAGTGCAAATG AGGATGTCGGCTTAGAAGAAAGGAATGTGGAGAGCTTCTTAGAACTCCTGTACAAAGAGAAAGATGAAAGGTTGGCTATTCCAACCTGTATATCATCG GTGGTGACAAAATTCAGAGTAAATGGATTAGGGACAGTGTGTGGGAGATTCTTTATTGGAACAGCAGAGAAGATACCTGATTCTGAGCTTATTGATACCACTGGTGCTGGGGATGCATTTATTGGAGCAATTATGTATG CCATCTGCTCAAACATGGCACCAGAGATAATGCTACCATTTGCTGCTCAAGTG GCAGCTGCCAAGTGTAGAGCTTTGGGAGCTCGAACTGGTCTTCCGCATCGAACAGATCCACGCTTGGCGTCCTTTTTAAGCTAA
- the LOC11440468 gene encoding sulfofructose kinase, with translation MSGESLQENFIVVGCGAVGLDLLATVAAFPKPDQKIRSTSFKTQGGGNTGNALTCAARLGLKPRIISKVADDTQGRSILDEFQADGVDTSFIVVSKEGTSPFTYIIVDNQTKSRTCLHTPGFPPMKPDDLPESSILSALNGARIAYLDGRLHETALVVAHEAVKKNIPILMDAERLREGLDDLLKVVDYVVCAAQFPQAWTKAATVPKALISMLLSLPKIKFVIVTLGKDGCIMLERSANEVPSTEEMDVDKLLESLETRKNGSVCIPTCISSSVTKLRAEGIGTICGRLYIGTAENIPPSELIDTTGAGDAFSGAVLYAICANFAPEKMLCFAANVAAAKCRALGARSGLPHRTDQRLASFMQ, from the exons ATGTCTGGTGAATCCCTTCAAGAAAATTTCATTGTG GTGGGGTGTGGAGCAGTGGGCTTGGATTTATTGGCCACTGTTGCTGCTTTTCCCAAGCCAGATCAAAAAATCAGAAGCACTTCCTTCAAg ACTCAAGGAGGCGGCAACACAGGCAACGCCTTAACCTGCGCAGCTCGCTTGGGGCTCAAGCCAAGGATCATCTCCAAG GTTGCAGACGACACTCAAGGAAGGAGCATATTAGATGAATTTCAAGCTGATGGTGTAGATACCTCCTTTATAGTG GTATCTAAGGAAGGAACTTCACCATTTACATATATCATTGTTGACAACCAAAC CAAGTCACGTACTTGTCTACATACCCCAGGATTTCCTCCAATGAAACCAGACGATCTTCCTGAATCAAGTATATTATCTGCATTGAATGGAGCGAGAATTGCTTATCTTGATGGGAGATTGCATGAAACTGCTCTAGTTGTTGCACACGAG GCAGTTAAGAAGAATATACCTATCTTAATGGATGCAGAAAGGCTAAGAGAAGGGTTGGATGATCTCCTGAAAGTAGTTGATTATGTCGTATGTGCTGCACAGTTTCCGCAG GCATGGACAAAGGCAGCAACTGTTCCAAAAGCACTTATTTCTATGCTTCTAAGCTTGCCCAAAATCAAATTTGTGATTGTAACTTTGGGAAAAGATGGTTGCATAATGCTTGAGAGAAGTGCTAATG AGGTTCCATCAACAGAAGAAATGGATGTTGACAAATTACTGGAATCTCTGGAAACAAGAAAGAATGGGAGCGTATGCATCCCAACTTGCATATCATCG TCGGTGACAAAATTGCGAGCAGAAGGTATAGGAACAATTTGTGGTAGGCTATACATTGGAACAGCTGAAAACATACCACCGTCAGAGCTTATTGATACTACAGGTGCCGGTGATGCATTTTCCGGAGCTGTTCTCTACG CTATCTGCGCCAACTTTGCACCAGAGAAAATGCTATGCTTTGCTGCTAATGTG GCAGCTGCCAAGTGCAGAGCACTAGGGGCACGGAGTGGTCTTCCTCACCGAACTGATCAGCGCCTCGCGTCTTTCATGCAGTAG
- the LOC11426715 gene encoding ribokinase isoform X3, with protein MNHIPTVYSPMTSISKPFNGTIFHTHHSSSFPHQFRQHLHSHSITLRHKSIKISAHAVPPLPQNHTVVGFGMTTVDFLATVDGYPKPDDKVRTTSSKVQGGGNAGNALTCAARLGLKPKLISKVADDAQGKSILEELEADCVDTSFIVVSKGGSSTFSYVLVDTQTKTRTSIYTPGDPPLVPDDLSQSMLLSAFDGARLVYFDGMSTETALFVGREAARNNIPILVEAESPREGLDELLTLAEFVVCSARFPQAWTQSPSIPSALVSMLLRLPNIKFVIVTLGEDGCLMLERSANEDVGLEERNVESFLELLYKEKDERLAIPTCISSVVTKFRVNGLGTVCGRFFIGTAEKIPDSELIDTTGAGDAFIGAIMYAICSNMAPEIMLPFAAQVAAAKCRALGARTGLPHRTDPRLASFLS; from the exons ATGAATCACATTCCAACCGTTTATTCTCCAATGACATCCATTTCTAAACCGTTCAATGGCACAATCTTCCACACACATCATTCATCTTCTTTTCCTCATCAATTTCGACAACACCTCCATTCTCAC TCAATCACACTCCGCCACAAAAGCATCAAAATCTCAGCACACGCCGTTCCTCCTCTTCCTCAAAATCACACCGTC GTTGGATTCGGAATGACGACGGTGGATTTCTTAGCTACTGTAGACGGATATCCAAAACCAGATGATAAGGTCCGAACAACTTCCTCCAAGGTTCAAGGAGGTGGAAATGCCGGAAATGCTTTAACTTGCGCTGCTCGACTTGGCTTGAAACCGAAACTCATCTCCAAGGTTGCTGATGATGCTCAAGGAAAGAGCATATTGGAGGAACTAGAAGCTGATTGTGTTGATACTTCCTTTATTGTT gtATCCAAGGGTGGCAGTTCAACATTTTCGTATGTACTAGTAGACACCCAAAC AAAAACTCGCACAAGTATTTACACCCCTGGAGATCCTCCCTTGGTGCCAGATGATTTGTCCCAGTCAATGTTATTGTCTGCATTTGATGGAGCAAGATTAGTATATTTTGACGGAATGTCTACCGAAACTGCTCTATTTGTGGGACGAGAG GCAGCTCGCAATAATATTCCTATTTTAGTTGAGGCAGAATCACCAAGGGAAGGGTTGGATGAGCTATTGACGCTTGCTGAGTTTGTTGTATGTTCAGCAAGGTTTCCACAG GCTTGGACACAGTCACCATCGATCCCGAGTGCGTTGGTTTCAATGCTTTTAAGATTGCCAAATATCAAGTTTGTGATTGTGACTCTGGGTGAAGATGGTTGTCTAATGTTGGAAAGAAGTGCAAATG AGGATGTCGGCTTAGAAGAAAGGAATGTGGAGAGCTTCTTAGAACTCCTGTACAAAGAGAAAGATGAAAGGTTGGCTATTCCAACCTGTATATCATCG GTGGTGACAAAATTCAGAGTAAATGGATTAGGGACAGTGTGTGGGAGATTCTTTATTGGAACAGCAGAGAAGATACCTGATTCTGAGCTTATTGATACCACTGGTGCTGGGGATGCATTTATTGGAGCAATTATGTATG CCATCTGCTCAAACATGGCACCAGAGATAATGCTACCATTTGCTGCTCAAGTG GCAGCTGCCAAGTGTAGAGCTTTGGGAGCTCGAACTGGTCTTCCGCATCGAACAGATCCACGCTTGGCGTCCTTTTTAAGCTAA
- the LOC11426715 gene encoding ketohexokinase isoform X5 → MNHIPTVYSPMTSISKPFNGTIFHTHHSSSFPHQFRQHLHSHVVSITLRHKSIKISAHAVPPLPQNHTVVGFGMTTVDFLATVDGYPKPDDKVRTTSSKVQGGGNAGNALTCAARLGLKPKLISKVADDAQGKSILEELEADCVDTSFIVVSKGGSSTFSYVLVDTQTKTRTSIYTPGDPPLVPDDLSQSMLLSAFDGARLVYFDGMSTETALFVGREAWTQSPSIPSALVSMLLRLPNIKFVIVTLGEDGCLMLERSANEDVGLEERNVESFLELLYKEKDERLAIPTCISSVVTKFRVNGLGTVCGRFFIGTAEKIPDSELIDTTGAGDAFIGAIMYAICSNMAPEIMLPFAAQVAAAKCRALGARTGLPHRTDPRLASFLS, encoded by the exons ATGAATCACATTCCAACCGTTTATTCTCCAATGACATCCATTTCTAAACCGTTCAATGGCACAATCTTCCACACACATCATTCATCTTCTTTTCCTCATCAATTTCGACAACACCTCCATTCTCACGTAGTA TCAATCACACTCCGCCACAAAAGCATCAAAATCTCAGCACACGCCGTTCCTCCTCTTCCTCAAAATCACACCGTC GTTGGATTCGGAATGACGACGGTGGATTTCTTAGCTACTGTAGACGGATATCCAAAACCAGATGATAAGGTCCGAACAACTTCCTCCAAGGTTCAAGGAGGTGGAAATGCCGGAAATGCTTTAACTTGCGCTGCTCGACTTGGCTTGAAACCGAAACTCATCTCCAAGGTTGCTGATGATGCTCAAGGAAAGAGCATATTGGAGGAACTAGAAGCTGATTGTGTTGATACTTCCTTTATTGTT gtATCCAAGGGTGGCAGTTCAACATTTTCGTATGTACTAGTAGACACCCAAAC AAAAACTCGCACAAGTATTTACACCCCTGGAGATCCTCCCTTGGTGCCAGATGATTTGTCCCAGTCAATGTTATTGTCTGCATTTGATGGAGCAAGATTAGTATATTTTGACGGAATGTCTACCGAAACTGCTCTATTTGTGGGACGAGAG GCTTGGACACAGTCACCATCGATCCCGAGTGCGTTGGTTTCAATGCTTTTAAGATTGCCAAATATCAAGTTTGTGATTGTGACTCTGGGTGAAGATGGTTGTCTAATGTTGGAAAGAAGTGCAAATG AGGATGTCGGCTTAGAAGAAAGGAATGTGGAGAGCTTCTTAGAACTCCTGTACAAAGAGAAAGATGAAAGGTTGGCTATTCCAACCTGTATATCATCG GTGGTGACAAAATTCAGAGTAAATGGATTAGGGACAGTGTGTGGGAGATTCTTTATTGGAACAGCAGAGAAGATACCTGATTCTGAGCTTATTGATACCACTGGTGCTGGGGATGCATTTATTGGAGCAATTATGTATG CCATCTGCTCAAACATGGCACCAGAGATAATGCTACCATTTGCTGCTCAAGTG GCAGCTGCCAAGTGTAGAGCTTTGGGAGCTCGAACTGGTCTTCCGCATCGAACAGATCCACGCTTGGCGTCCTTTTTAAGCTAA